Proteins found in one Amycolatopsis umgeniensis genomic segment:
- a CDS encoding HNH endonuclease signature motif containing protein, producing MAVLKEIPDPRTLGDEECVALAQAVSADIARLEAVRFRALAQLSRHREGARSVVQEVALGLSLVDTHAGAMVAAAEALTTRLPRTLGLMDQGKLSGFGAMKVAAATAWLSDEDALAADAVLEDRLEDKNSEQIRKAAGHAAITVDREGAGRRVERHREGRRLTVRHGETGVASIEVEDGPVEKVAAAYVRIDREARALKTGSETRTLDQLRADVALDLLLGGQGGKTERTEVFLYMDLFTYLGVNDDPAELAGHGHIPATLAREIATGADTVLRRIITDPVSGQVLDLGRNRYRPTAGQGEFVRVRDRECRRPGCHRPAQACDIDHSVPWQFGGHTDAADLIDLCRRDHRLKDEPGWIYRLASDGTLTITTPTGQSYDSTPPPLHEPRPKAPPAEEPPPF from the coding sequence TTGGCTGTTCTGAAGGAAATACCGGATCCTCGCACGTTGGGTGACGAGGAGTGTGTCGCTTTGGCGCAGGCGGTGTCGGCTGATATCGCGCGGTTGGAGGCGGTGCGGTTCCGGGCGCTGGCGCAGTTGTCACGGCATCGTGAGGGCGCGCGGAGCGTAGTGCAGGAAGTCGCGCTCGGATTGTCTCTTGTGGACACTCATGCTGGTGCGATGGTCGCCGCGGCTGAAGCGTTGACCACCCGCCTGCCCCGCACCCTGGGGTTGATGGACCAAGGCAAACTGAGCGGCTTTGGCGCGATGAAGGTCGCCGCGGCGACGGCGTGGTTGTCGGATGAGGACGCGCTCGCGGCGGATGCTGTGTTGGAGGATCGGTTGGAGGACAAGAATTCCGAGCAGATCCGTAAAGCGGCGGGGCATGCGGCGATCACGGTCGACCGGGAGGGTGCGGGCAGGCGTGTCGAGCGGCACCGGGAGGGGCGTCGGTTGACCGTGCGCCACGGGGAGACGGGGGTGGCGTCGATCGAGGTCGAGGACGGCCCCGTCGAGAAGGTCGCCGCGGCTTATGTGCGGATCGATCGTGAGGCTCGGGCGTTGAAGACCGGCAGCGAGACCCGCACGCTGGATCAGCTGCGTGCCGATGTGGCGCTCGATCTCCTGCTGGGCGGTCAGGGCGGGAAGACTGAACGTACCGAGGTGTTCCTCTACATGGACTTGTTCACCTACCTCGGGGTGAATGACGATCCGGCGGAGCTGGCCGGGCACGGCCACATCCCCGCCACACTGGCCCGGGAGATCGCGACCGGTGCGGACACGGTGCTGCGGCGGATCATCACCGATCCGGTGTCCGGACAAGTTCTGGACCTGGGCCGCAACCGATACCGGCCGACAGCCGGGCAAGGCGAGTTCGTCCGGGTGCGGGACCGCGAGTGCCGAAGACCGGGCTGCCACCGACCGGCTCAGGCCTGCGATATCGACCACTCGGTGCCGTGGCAATTCGGCGGCCACACCGATGCCGCCGATTTGATCGACCTGTGCCGCCGCGACCATCGGCTGAAAGACGAACCCGGTTGGATCTACCGGCTCGCGTCTGACGGCACTCTGACCATCACCACCCCGACCGGGCAGAGTTACGACAGCACACCACCGCCACTGCACGAACCCCGCCCGAAAGCACCCCCAGCCGAGGAACCACCACCGTTCTGA
- a CDS encoding GbsR/MarR family transcriptional regulator yields the protein MPGGRLTLEDRRLIAAWLKDGHGYAEIARRLGRPTSTISREVSRNSGHSGYRAEEASRVTGERARRRSPSRSRTTPVVANGYGRDEEAVRAFEAEFAEMMVTTGLPRMTARVLACLAVTDSGVLTAAELTRRLQVSPASISNAVAYLETQGMLKRERDGRRELYVVDGEIPQRAWAASVRSNHDWVEVTYRGAELLGTATPAGTRMDDLARFYGRIHEAMVDTDIAIYVGDALTALAALLHAGRALSVSALSDALGWPAERVSAALRAAEEYPHIAGPVTVVVSGGGEYRAVPLVERLTAAQLEALGG from the coding sequence ATGCCGGGCGGCAGGCTGACGCTCGAAGACCGCCGGCTGATCGCGGCCTGGCTCAAGGACGGCCACGGATACGCCGAGATCGCCCGGCGGCTCGGGCGCCCGACATCGACGATCAGCCGTGAGGTCTCCCGCAACAGCGGGCATTCCGGCTACCGCGCCGAAGAAGCGAGCCGCGTGACCGGCGAACGCGCGCGGCGCCGTTCTCCGAGTCGTTCACGCACCACTCCCGTCGTCGCGAACGGGTACGGACGGGACGAGGAGGCCGTCCGCGCCTTCGAAGCCGAGTTCGCGGAAATGATGGTGACGACCGGACTGCCCCGGATGACCGCGCGGGTGCTCGCCTGCCTTGCCGTCACCGACAGCGGCGTGCTCACCGCGGCCGAACTGACCCGGCGGCTCCAGGTCAGCCCCGCGTCGATCTCCAACGCGGTCGCCTACCTGGAAACGCAAGGAATGCTCAAACGCGAACGGGACGGACGGCGGGAACTGTACGTCGTCGACGGCGAGATCCCCCAACGCGCCTGGGCCGCGAGCGTCCGCTCGAACCACGACTGGGTCGAGGTCACCTACCGGGGCGCCGAACTCCTCGGCACCGCGACCCCGGCCGGCACGCGCATGGACGATCTCGCCCGGTTCTACGGCCGCATCCACGAAGCCATGGTGGACACGGACATCGCGATCTACGTCGGCGACGCCCTCACGGCACTCGCCGCCCTCCTGCACGCCGGCCGCGCGCTCTCCGTCTCGGCACTCTCGGACGCGCTGGGCTGGCCCGCCGAGCGGGTCTCGGCCGCCTTGCGTGCGGCGGAGGAGTACCCGCACATCGCCGGTCCGGTGACGGTGGTGGTTTCCGGCGGTGGGGAGTATCGGGCGGTTCCTTTGGTGGAGCGGCTCACGGCTGCGCAGCTGGAGGCTTTGGGGGGTTGA
- a CDS encoding cytochrome P450, whose product MTTSVPHLAEMPLERPRGCPFDAPAELGKLRDEHPLVRLTYPDGHEGWLATGHAIVREIAADPRFSSRQELLHSPLPGPAAMAVPPPAAPGMFIRMDGAEHARYRKLLTGKFTVRRMRLLTERVERVTAEFLDAMERQGTSTDLVTAFAQPIPALMICELLGVPYEDHEFFRRNVLPLNMPDASLAEQEAAMNALGEYLYRLVVAKRAAPTDDILGELAATDLTDEELTGMAFLVLGAGLDTTANMLALGTFALLRNPDQLAVLREDPEAIEGAVEELLRYLAIAHTGVRTAIEDVEIGGQLVKAGEAVAVSVLAANRDPLKFPEPDRLDVKRKAAGHLAFGHGVHQCLGQQLARVQMKVAFTGLLARFPALRLAVPADEVPLRTDSDIHGVYALPVAWD is encoded by the coding sequence ATGACGACTTCAGTTCCGCATCTCGCGGAAATGCCCCTCGAACGGCCTCGGGGTTGCCCGTTCGACGCACCCGCCGAACTCGGCAAGCTGCGCGACGAGCATCCGCTCGTCCGGCTGACGTATCCCGACGGTCACGAAGGCTGGCTCGCGACGGGGCACGCGATCGTCCGGGAGATCGCCGCGGATCCGCGGTTCAGCTCGCGGCAGGAGCTGCTGCACTCACCGTTGCCGGGACCGGCGGCGATGGCGGTGCCGCCGCCCGCGGCCCCGGGGATGTTCATCAGGATGGACGGCGCGGAGCACGCGCGGTACCGCAAGCTGCTCACGGGCAAGTTCACCGTCCGCCGGATGCGGCTGCTCACCGAAAGGGTGGAGCGGGTGACCGCCGAGTTTCTCGACGCCATGGAGCGGCAGGGAACGTCCACCGATCTGGTGACGGCTTTCGCGCAGCCCATTCCGGCGTTGATGATCTGCGAGCTGCTCGGGGTCCCTTACGAAGACCACGAGTTCTTCCGCCGCAACGTCCTGCCGCTGAACATGCCGGACGCCTCGCTCGCGGAACAGGAAGCCGCCATGAACGCGCTGGGGGAGTACCTCTACCGGCTCGTCGTGGCCAAACGGGCCGCGCCGACGGACGACATCCTCGGCGAGCTGGCCGCCACGGACCTCACCGACGAAGAGCTCACCGGTATGGCGTTCCTGGTGCTGGGGGCCGGTTTGGACACCACGGCCAACATGTTGGCGCTGGGCACTTTCGCGTTGCTCCGGAATCCGGACCAGCTCGCCGTCCTGCGCGAGGACCCGGAGGCCATCGAAGGCGCCGTCGAGGAACTCCTGCGCTACCTGGCGATCGCGCACACCGGTGTGCGCACCGCGATCGAGGACGTCGAGATCGGCGGACAGCTCGTCAAGGCGGGGGAGGCTGTCGCGGTGTCGGTGCTGGCCGCCAACCGCGATCCGCTCAAGTTCCCGGAGCCCGACAGGCTCGACGTCAAGCGGAAGGCCGCCGGGCATCTGGCTTTCGGGCACGGTGTCCACCAGTGCCTCGGTCAGCAGCTCGCGCGGGTGCAGATGAAGGTCGCCTTCACCGGGCTGCTCGCCAGGTTCCCGGCGCTGCGCCTGGCCGTCCCGGCCGACGAGGTCCCGCTGCGGACGGATTCCGACATCCACGGGGTGTACGCGCTCCCGGTGGCCTGGGACTGA
- a CDS encoding snapalysin family zinc-dependent metalloprotease — protein sequence MLRRTFAAVLTGAALSISVLSAPSAGAAEIMATTLTYDDSQAAEFKDAVAAGVNVWNTNVTNVRLVKATPGQRVNIRIVADNGWPRATLGPVRPNGQVTVWYGRQAVQQGYNKTRIASHELGHSLGLPDVKPGPCSSLMSGSTGGVSCASVNPNAQEKARVQQLYAGTAVQSADAGKVLADVG from the coding sequence GTGCTTCGACGTACCTTCGCCGCGGTGCTCACCGGCGCCGCGCTCTCCATCTCGGTGCTCTCGGCACCCTCCGCCGGTGCCGCCGAGATCATGGCGACCACCCTGACCTACGACGACAGCCAGGCCGCGGAGTTCAAGGACGCGGTGGCCGCCGGCGTCAACGTCTGGAACACCAACGTCACCAACGTCCGCCTCGTGAAGGCGACGCCGGGGCAGCGGGTCAACATCCGGATCGTCGCCGACAACGGCTGGCCGCGCGCCACCCTCGGGCCCGTCCGCCCGAACGGCCAGGTCACCGTCTGGTACGGCAGGCAGGCCGTCCAGCAGGGCTACAACAAGACCCGGATCGCTTCGCACGAACTGGGCCACAGCCTCGGCCTGCCCGACGTGAAGCCCGGGCCGTGCTCGTCGCTGATGTCCGGCTCGACCGGTGGCGTCAGCTGCGCCAGCGTGAACCCGAACGCCCAGGAGAAGGCCCGGGTCCAGCAGCTCTACGCCGGCACCGCCGTGCAGAGCGCCGACGCCGGCAAGGTCCTCGCGGACGTCGGCTGA
- a CDS encoding P-loop NTPase fold protein, which translates to MTTARFTGHEAPILAVAVNGNRLVTGGTDKTVRVWDLETGAQRFALTGHDRPVLAVGISGQYVVGCDGTTVRRWRLTGREAHPPEVQTIKRTLTVAVAKDFAVSGAGSTIEVRRLDGVTVRGLRTGGPEIESVAVTPDGRVVVAGDDTGGVRLWDREVVSHYRFGGVGSVHVVAVSPDGTRVLSGEGETVRLWGRKGDPALVFPGHDGVVRSLAFSPDGKWVLSGGSGGEVHVRDSENPADYTLLKGHEGNVRAIACTAGNEKIVTVGDDRTIRVWDRFGNQIDGTGFVEPKPGRARPRITPDVESSVDLIGFQDDVRTLAAVIADRETSPPLCVALLGPWGSGKSSFVRQVADRVAELARRSRGNAANSVFAGEIRQIRFNAWQYHDDHLWVGLVDHLFRNLGAPETHADADEVRAEREELRTRLASLRAIKADSPFTWRWRLLVSGADRAERRRRRLAVAGYAVSGVLGAAAAITGWALWHNAILAAAGAIVALGAVLTPALTTARAALAPVKSTLDKLRHDVGRRAERFETEVRETEERLRRLDAAARLGDLIDEARTSRYGDYQGVFARVREDLAELSADLADARKDWLLAGGEGEPPLERIVLYIDDLDRCPPSKVIEVLAAVHLLLALPAFVVVVAVDPRWLRRCLDQHHEELFGAGEARRTEYLDKIFQIVFALRPMGAAADELIDALMPIEGRGPDSGGHGEWPEDGDTFERGEGGEQVEVVVDDTAPPTFYNMRPDRLRLTEVERDFVHVLRKRLNTPREIRKLVNLYRLVRIGIPDAELARFVGGPYRAVLVLLTLLVADPDTARSTFVALSGGESLSEAFPPEWRLDVESFDDLQVYRNWVGTLARFSFETYDLVTEETEPGTTL; encoded by the coding sequence ATGACGACGGCGCGATTCACCGGACACGAAGCACCCATCCTCGCTGTCGCCGTGAACGGAAACCGGCTGGTCACGGGCGGTACGGACAAGACGGTGCGGGTATGGGACCTGGAGACCGGCGCGCAGCGGTTCGCCTTGACAGGGCACGATCGGCCGGTGCTCGCGGTGGGTATCTCGGGTCAGTACGTGGTCGGTTGCGATGGGACGACGGTGCGCCGCTGGCGGCTCACCGGTCGCGAGGCGCATCCCCCGGAGGTCCAGACCATCAAGAGGACACTCACGGTCGCCGTGGCGAAGGATTTCGCCGTGTCCGGCGCGGGAAGCACCATCGAGGTCCGGCGGCTGGACGGCGTGACGGTCCGCGGCCTGCGCACCGGCGGCCCGGAGATCGAATCGGTCGCGGTGACCCCGGACGGCCGGGTCGTGGTCGCCGGTGACGACACCGGCGGAGTGCGGCTGTGGGACCGGGAAGTCGTTTCCCACTACCGGTTCGGCGGCGTGGGCTCGGTCCACGTGGTCGCGGTTTCGCCCGACGGCACGCGGGTGCTGTCCGGTGAGGGTGAGACGGTCCGGTTGTGGGGCCGCAAGGGCGATCCGGCCCTCGTCTTCCCCGGACACGACGGGGTGGTGCGGTCACTGGCCTTCAGCCCGGACGGCAAATGGGTGCTCTCCGGCGGTTCCGGCGGCGAGGTCCACGTCCGCGACAGCGAAAACCCGGCCGACTACACCCTCCTCAAGGGACACGAGGGCAACGTCCGCGCGATCGCCTGCACCGCGGGCAACGAGAAGATCGTCACGGTCGGGGACGATCGCACGATCCGGGTGTGGGACCGCTTCGGCAACCAGATCGACGGCACCGGGTTCGTCGAGCCCAAACCGGGCCGGGCGCGCCCGCGGATCACCCCGGACGTCGAGAGTTCGGTCGACCTGATCGGTTTCCAGGACGACGTGCGCACGCTCGCCGCGGTCATCGCCGACCGCGAGACCAGCCCGCCGCTGTGCGTCGCGCTGCTGGGCCCCTGGGGTTCCGGCAAGTCGAGTTTCGTGCGGCAGGTGGCGGACAGGGTGGCCGAACTGGCCCGCCGCTCCCGGGGCAATGCCGCCAACAGCGTCTTCGCCGGCGAGATCCGGCAGATCCGGTTCAACGCCTGGCAGTACCACGACGACCATCTGTGGGTCGGGCTGGTGGACCACCTGTTCCGGAATCTCGGCGCGCCCGAGACGCACGCGGACGCCGACGAGGTCCGTGCCGAACGCGAGGAGTTGAGGACCAGGCTCGCGAGCCTCCGGGCGATCAAGGCGGATTCCCCGTTCACCTGGCGCTGGCGGCTACTGGTGTCCGGGGCGGACCGGGCCGAGCGACGTCGTCGGCGGCTCGCCGTCGCGGGCTACGCGGTCTCCGGCGTGCTCGGCGCCGCCGCGGCGATCACCGGCTGGGCCTTGTGGCACAACGCGATCCTCGCCGCCGCGGGGGCGATCGTCGCACTCGGCGCCGTGCTGACCCCGGCGCTCACCACCGCGAGGGCGGCCCTCGCGCCGGTGAAGTCCACATTGGACAAACTGCGGCACGACGTCGGCAGACGGGCGGAACGGTTCGAGACCGAGGTCCGTGAGACCGAGGAGCGGCTCCGGCGGCTGGACGCGGCCGCCCGTCTCGGCGATCTGATCGACGAGGCGAGAACGAGCAGATACGGGGACTACCAAGGGGTTTTCGCCCGAGTCCGGGAAGATCTCGCGGAGCTGAGCGCCGATCTGGCGGACGCGCGGAAGGACTGGCTGCTGGCGGGCGGCGAGGGCGAGCCGCCGCTGGAACGGATCGTGCTCTACATCGACGACCTCGACCGGTGCCCGCCGTCGAAGGTGATCGAGGTGCTCGCCGCGGTGCACCTGCTGCTGGCCTTGCCAGCGTTCGTCGTGGTGGTGGCCGTCGATCCGAGGTGGTTGCGGCGATGCCTCGACCAGCATCACGAAGAACTGTTCGGGGCAGGGGAAGCGCGGCGGACCGAGTATCTCGACAAGATCTTCCAGATCGTGTTCGCGTTGCGCCCCATGGGAGCCGCGGCGGACGAACTGATCGACGCCCTGATGCCGATCGAGGGACGGGGGCCGGACTCGGGTGGGCACGGAGAATGGCCGGAGGACGGGGACACCTTCGAACGCGGTGAAGGCGGCGAACAGGTGGAGGTCGTCGTCGACGACACGGCCCCGCCGACGTTCTACAACATGCGGCCGGATCGGTTGCGGCTCACCGAGGTCGAACGCGATTTCGTCCACGTGCTGCGGAAAAGGCTCAACACACCGCGTGAAATCCGGAAACTGGTCAACCTCTACCGGCTCGTGCGCATCGGCATCCCCGACGCGGAACTGGCGCGGTTCGTCGGCGGTCCCTATCGGGCGGTGCTCGTCCTGCTGACCCTGCTGGTCGCCGATCCGGACACCGCGCGCTCGACCTTCGTCGCGCTTTCCGGCGGAGAATCGTTGTCCGAAGCCTTTCCACCTGAATGGCGGCTAGACGTCGAATCCTTCGATGATCTACAGGTCTATCGGAATTGGGTGGGTACCCTCGCCCGCTTCAGTTTCGAAACCTACGATCTGGTGACCGAGGAAACAGAACCGGGAACCACGTTGTAG
- a CDS encoding substrate-binding and VWA domain-containing protein has protein sequence MRRSGWLSLAFGALVGTLVIVLLSATVTAPSNAARTDCVRLITSSSTEKGDLIGELAERYNNTDRTFDGGRCAKIEAFKKTSGAALDLIADGWNDLDERQPEPQVWLPSSSLWLDLLRQRGKGDLIQDGPKTSLATSPMVIAMPEPMAKELGWPAKGIGWRDVLEVNRNGGWASTPSKNAQWGNFTLGKDNPRRSTSGLAATISTYFAATGGDYGKIDSADAVQFVRGIEASVAYYSDDSVAFLKTLYEEDQKKPTPYISAMAMQEQMVYLYNHGAPTGDPKQLKGEPVQLNRPLVAVHPSEGTMLIDHPFLTTAKASPEQREAAKDFYAFLREQAQQDRFRDLGFRDPEGRGNDKLAKGVHTEGVAEPRRIGIPTGEQIQKMLDGWEYTQRRGRILLVLDLSGSMDEPFDKNRKDKPYSERRIDLLKPAIKKQLDYLHPEDEVGLWTFSSDGHEEKMPIGKVKDVREPMKQLVENLIPQGNTALYKSVVDANDKMRREFDPNLINAVVFLTDGENTAAGTTKDQMLQAVDAERLDNSVRIFTMAYGAQADSRVLDEIALKSKARSYKAVDPQSIDKMFVNVFSNF, from the coding sequence ATGCGGAGATCAGGCTGGCTTTCGCTTGCCTTCGGCGCGCTTGTGGGGACGCTCGTGATCGTGCTGCTCTCGGCCACGGTCACCGCGCCCTCGAACGCGGCCAGGACCGACTGCGTGCGGCTGATCACCAGTTCTTCCACCGAGAAGGGCGATCTGATCGGCGAACTGGCCGAGCGGTACAACAACACCGACCGAACGTTCGACGGTGGCCGGTGCGCGAAGATCGAGGCGTTCAAGAAGACCTCGGGCGCCGCGCTCGACCTGATCGCCGACGGCTGGAACGACCTCGACGAGCGGCAACCCGAACCCCAGGTCTGGCTGCCGAGCTCGTCGCTCTGGCTCGATCTGCTGCGCCAGCGCGGCAAAGGGGACCTGATCCAGGACGGTCCGAAGACCTCTCTCGCGACGAGCCCGATGGTGATCGCCATGCCGGAGCCGATGGCGAAGGAACTGGGCTGGCCCGCGAAGGGCATCGGCTGGCGGGACGTGCTCGAGGTGAACCGGAACGGCGGCTGGGCCTCCACCCCATCGAAGAACGCGCAGTGGGGGAACTTCACGTTGGGCAAGGACAATCCGCGCCGCTCGACCTCGGGGCTCGCCGCGACCATCTCGACCTACTTCGCGGCGACGGGCGGCGACTACGGCAAGATCGATTCGGCGGACGCCGTGCAGTTCGTCCGCGGCATCGAGGCTTCGGTCGCCTACTACAGCGACGATTCGGTGGCCTTCCTGAAGACGCTGTACGAAGAGGACCAGAAGAAGCCCACGCCCTACATCAGCGCGATGGCGATGCAGGAACAGATGGTCTACCTCTACAACCACGGCGCCCCGACGGGTGATCCGAAGCAGTTGAAGGGCGAACCCGTCCAGCTGAACCGGCCGCTCGTCGCCGTGCACCCGAGCGAAGGGACGATGCTGATCGACCATCCCTTCCTGACCACGGCCAAGGCGTCGCCGGAACAGCGTGAGGCGGCCAAGGACTTCTACGCCTTCCTGCGGGAGCAGGCGCAACAGGACCGCTTCCGTGACCTCGGCTTCCGTGATCCGGAGGGCCGCGGGAACGACAAGCTCGCCAAGGGCGTGCACACCGAGGGGGTCGCCGAACCGCGGCGCATCGGGATCCCCACCGGCGAACAGATCCAGAAGATGCTCGACGGCTGGGAGTACACGCAGCGGCGTGGCCGGATCCTCCTGGTGCTGGACCTGTCCGGCTCGATGGACGAGCCGTTCGACAAGAACCGCAAGGACAAGCCGTACTCCGAGCGCAGGATCGACCTGCTGAAACCCGCGATCAAGAAGCAACTCGACTACCTCCATCCGGAAGACGAGGTCGGGCTGTGGACGTTCTCTTCGGACGGGCACGAGGAGAAGATGCCGATCGGCAAGGTGAAGGACGTCCGTGAGCCGATGAAACAACTGGTCGAGAACCTGATCCCCCAAGGGAACACGGCGCTCTACAAATCCGTGGTGGACGCCAACGACAAGATGCGGCGGGAGTTCGACCCGAACCTCATCAACGCCGTCGTCTTCCTGACCGACGGCGAGAACACCGCGGCCGGGACCACCAAGGACCAGATGCTCCAGGCCGTCGACGCGGAGCGGCTGGACAACTCGGTCCGGATCTTCACCATGGCCTACGGCGCGCAGGCGGACAGCCGCGTGCTCGACGAGATCGCGCTGAAGTCCAAGGCGCGCAGCTACAAGGCCGTCGACCCGCAGAGCATCGACAAGATGTTCGTCAACGTCTTCAGCAACTTCTGA